One part of the Syngnathus acus chromosome 17, fSynAcu1.2, whole genome shotgun sequence genome encodes these proteins:
- the LOC119136994 gene encoding leucine-rich repeat and immunoglobulin-like domain-containing nogo receptor-interacting protein 3: protein MIGSPGPGGRALVPRPKKWRAVLAASLVAVLTLTLPGSSQACPPRCECSAQLRSVSCQRRRLTNIPEGIPTETQLLDLSRNRLRWVQAGDLAPYPRLEEVDLSENLIATLEPNSFASLPNLKVLKLRSNQLKLVPMGAFAKLGNLTSLDLSENKIVILLDYTFQDLKSLKHLEVGDNELVYISHKAFSGLLGLEDLTIARCNLTSISGQTLSYLRSLVTLRLHHLSIMALEDQNFRKLSNLRALDINHWPYLEYISPLSFQGLDLHWLSITNTNITSVPSGSFKNMVHLTHLNLSYNPITALEPWAFRDLLRLKELIMVSTGLVTVEPHALGGLRQLRVLNFSSNDLQTLEEGSFHSVNSLETIRVDGNPLVCDCRLLWILQRRKTLNFDGRVPVCAGPVEVQGVILSSFTDSALFDHFTCQKPKIRNRKLQQVTAREGQPVNFLCRAEGEPTPAIIWISPQRRRITAKSSGRVTVLPSGTLEIRYAQLTDSGTYICIASNAGGNDTYFATLTVRSQPMDAASAFFLNRSLYSGEFFNDTNLNSTRVFLKFTFDLTTILVSTAMGCITFLGVVLFCFLLLFVWSRGRGQRKNNFTVEYSFRKSEPATGSSSGGTRKFNMKMI from the exons ATGATTGGCTCACCTGGCCCTGGTGGGCGTGCCTTAGTGCCACGGCCGAAAAAGTGGCGGGCAGTCCTGGCTGCTTCTCTGGTTGCCGTCTTAACTTTGACGCTGCCGGGAAGTAGCCAGGCCTGTCCGCCGCGTTGCGAGTGCTCGGCTCAGCTGAGGTCGGTGTCGTgtcagcggcggcggctcaCCAACATCCCCGAAGGAATCCCCACCGAGACACAGCTCCTGGATCTCAGCAGGAACCGACTCCGATGGGTGCAAGCGGGCGATCTAGCACCGTACCCCCGGCTGGAGGAAGTGGATCTTAGCGAAAACCTCATCGCCACATTAGAACCCAATTCCTTTGCGAGTCTGCCCAATCTGAAAGTGTTGAAGTTGAGGAGCAACCAATTGAAGTTAGTGCCCATGGGGGCCTTTGCCAAACTTGGCAATCTGACCAGCCTGGACCTGAGCGAGAACAAGATTGTGATTCTGTTGGACTACACCTTCCAAGATCTTAAGAGTTTGAAACACCTGGAAGTGGGAGACAATGAACTGGTTTATATTTCCCACAAG GCATTCTCAGGGCTACTGGGACTGGAAGATCTCACCATAGCCCGCTGCAACCTGACATCCATCTCAGGCCAGACGTTGTCCTATCTCCGCAGCCTGGTCACCCTCCGCCTCCATCACCTCAGCATCATGGCTCTGGAAGACCAGAATTTCCGCAAGCTTTCAAATTTGCGAGCTCTGGACATCAACCACTGGCCATACCTGGAGTACATCTCACCTCTTAGTTTCCAGGGTCTGGATCTCCACTGGCTCTCCATTACCAACACCAACATCACGTCCGTCCCATCTGGCTCCTTCAAAAACATGGTGCATCTAACCCACCTCAACCTTTCTTACAACCCCATCACAGCACTGGAGCCTTGGGCCTTCAGAGATTTGCTGAGGTTGAAGGAGCTCATCATGGTCAGCACAGGGTTGGTGACAGTGGAGCCCCATGCTCTCGGAGGTCTCCGTCAGCTCCGGGTCCTGAACTTCTCCTCAAATGACCTTCAGACTTTGGAAGAGGGTTCCTTCCACTCTGTGAACAGTCTGGAGACTATCAGAGTGGACGGGAACCCTCTCGTATGTGACTGCCGTCTGTTGTGGATCCTGCAAAGGCGCAAGACCCTCAACTTTGACGGCAGAGTACCGGTGTGTGCAGGGCCCGTGGAGGTGCAAGGGGTCATCCTGAGTAGCTTCACCGATTCTGCACTCTTTGATCATTTTACATGCCAGAAACCTAAAATACGCAACCGCAAGCTTCAGCAG GTGACAGCTCGAGAGGGCCAGCCGGTGAATTTCCTTTGCCGTGCCGAAGGAGAACCGACGCCGGCTATCATCTGGATATCCCCACAGCGTCGACGGATCACAGCTAAGAGCTCGGGCCGCGTCACCGTTCTCCCAAGTGGCACCTTGGAGATCCGTTACGCCCAGCTTACTGACAGCGGAACGTATATCTGCATCGCCAGTAATGCCGGAGGCAATGACACTTACTTTGCTACGCTCACAGTTCGCAGCCAGCCAATGGATGCAGCCTCAGCCTTTTTTCTCAATCGCTCGCTCTACAGCGGCGAGTTCTTCAATGATACAAACCTGAATAGCACTCGGGTGTTCCTGAAATTTACCTTCGACTTGACCACCATCTTGGTCTCCACGGCAATGGGTTGCATCACTTTTCTGGGGGTGGTCCTCTTCTGTTTCCTGCTCTTGTTCGTGTGGAGCCGAGGACGTGGCCAACGCAAGAACAACTTCACAGTGGAGTACTCCTTCCGTAAATCCGAGCCCGCTACGGGGAGCTCTTCCGGAGGGACCCGGAAGTTTAATATGAAAATGATATGA